Proteins encoded within one genomic window of Halorussus salilacus:
- a CDS encoding DUF5778 family protein, translating into MGDPLDEDLYRRTKQLLEPGDIELNGAIVHTDFGSDEDIEMHQTTVDVGEIIAERAGHDPRDTFVYSGTDDTDFASNQHQGLTLDDEEFVWECQQLLREGTFDVVFYYEASADHGGILDDVRELGFEVTGVEGS; encoded by the coding sequence ATGGGAGACCCACTCGACGAGGACCTGTATCGCCGGACGAAGCAGTTGCTCGAACCCGGCGACATCGAACTCAACGGAGCCATCGTCCACACCGACTTCGGGAGCGACGAGGACATCGAGATGCACCAGACGACCGTCGACGTGGGAGAGATAATCGCCGAACGCGCGGGTCATGACCCCAGAGACACGTTCGTCTACTCGGGCACCGACGACACCGACTTCGCCTCGAACCAGCACCAGGGGCTGACGCTGGACGACGAGGAGTTCGTCTGGGAGTGCCAACAGCTCCTGCGCGAGGGGACCTTCGACGTGGTCTTCTACTACGAGGCCAGCGCCGACCACGGGGGCATCCTCGACGACGTTCGCGAACTGGGCTTCGAGGTGACCGGCGTCGAGGGGTCGTGA
- a CDS encoding 4a-hydroxytetrahydrobiopterin dehydratase, with protein sequence MADLLSDDEVSERLPDGWDREGEEIVRTFEFDDYLEGVAFASEVAEISEEEFHHPEIRIGYEEVEVRFTSHEAGGITDDDIHMAELTNDVR encoded by the coding sequence ATGGCAGACCTACTCTCCGACGACGAGGTCAGCGAGCGACTCCCCGACGGCTGGGACCGCGAGGGCGAGGAGATCGTCAGGACGTTCGAGTTCGACGACTACCTCGAAGGCGTCGCGTTCGCCTCGGAGGTCGCCGAAATCTCCGAAGAGGAGTTCCACCACCCCGAGATTCGCATCGGCTACGAGGAGGTCGAGGTCCGGTTCACGAGCCACGAGGCGGGCGGCATCACCGACGACGACATCCACATGGCCGAACTGACCAACGACGTCAGATGA
- a CDS encoding molybdopterin biosynthesis protein, giving the protein MTDRKEFRDLAPPEDARDAIASLDLAPDPEEVPLRDARGRILAERIDADLDVPGFDRASMDGYAVRARDTFGADEADPARLSLAGAVHAGEEPDVEVGEGEAVEISTGAVMPPGGDAVVMVERTEEDGDDVLVRTAVAPGDHVMLAGADVAAGERALGPGTRLTPREVGLLSALGVESVPVVGKPTVGIVSTGDELVRPGERLNSAAGQIYDVNSYTVATAVEEAGGDPRLYPHAGDDYDEMERVLREAADECDLVLSSGSTSASAVDVIYRVVEERGELLLHGVAVKPGKPMLVGRLDNSAYVGLPGYPVSALTIFRTFVAPAIRDAAGLPEPATATVEARMAAEERFDEGRMRLMPVGLVEDGEGDLLAYAVDKGSGATTSLVEADGVAEVAPDTAYVAEGEAVAVELFSPDVRPPSVLGVGEDDPVLARLLDELDRPRYLAVGSRQGLRRLRDGVADFAVTTADGGERPARGSLSAEELGSYEREWGLVVASGNPEEVEGLADLVDRDLRFVNRGTDSGLRTNLGNALADLADDRGVSRRDLVEAIDGFELSAKAHESPARKVAGGQADAGLGLRATAEKLGLGFVPVGVETVRVLANPDRTDKEGVRALESVLSDVGRFTSRPGFSP; this is encoded by the coding sequence ATGACCGACAGAAAGGAGTTCCGAGACCTCGCACCGCCCGAAGACGCCCGCGACGCCATCGCCAGCCTCGACCTCGCGCCCGACCCCGAGGAGGTCCCCCTTCGGGACGCCCGGGGCCGAATCCTCGCCGAGCGGATCGACGCCGACCTCGACGTGCCGGGGTTCGACCGCGCGAGCATGGACGGCTACGCGGTCCGGGCCCGGGACACCTTCGGGGCCGACGAGGCCGACCCCGCGAGGCTCTCGCTCGCCGGAGCGGTCCACGCGGGCGAGGAGCCCGACGTGGAGGTCGGCGAGGGCGAAGCGGTCGAAATCTCGACCGGCGCGGTGATGCCGCCCGGCGGCGACGCCGTGGTGATGGTCGAGCGAACGGAAGAGGACGGCGACGACGTGCTGGTCCGAACCGCGGTTGCGCCGGGCGACCACGTAATGCTCGCGGGCGCGGACGTGGCCGCCGGGGAGCGCGCGCTCGGCCCCGGGACCCGACTCACGCCCCGCGAGGTCGGCCTGCTGTCGGCGCTCGGCGTCGAGTCGGTGCCGGTCGTCGGGAAGCCGACGGTCGGCATCGTCTCGACCGGCGACGAGCTGGTCCGGCCCGGCGAGCGACTGAACAGCGCCGCGGGCCAGATATACGACGTCAACAGCTACACCGTCGCGACCGCGGTCGAGGAGGCGGGCGGCGACCCCCGGCTCTACCCCCACGCGGGCGACGACTACGACGAGATGGAGCGCGTTCTCAGAGAGGCCGCCGACGAGTGCGACCTCGTGCTCTCGTCCGGTTCGACCAGCGCGAGCGCGGTGGACGTGATTTACCGGGTCGTCGAGGAGCGCGGGGAACTCCTGCTCCACGGCGTCGCGGTCAAGCCCGGCAAGCCGATGCTGGTGGGGCGGCTCGATAACTCCGCCTACGTCGGCCTGCCGGGCTACCCCGTCTCGGCGCTGACCATCTTCCGGACGTTCGTCGCGCCCGCGATCCGAGACGCCGCCGGACTCCCCGAACCAGCGACCGCGACCGTCGAGGCCCGGATGGCCGCCGAGGAGCGCTTCGACGAGGGTCGGATGCGGCTGATGCCCGTGGGACTGGTCGAGGACGGCGAGGGAGACCTCCTCGCCTACGCCGTCGACAAGGGGAGCGGCGCGACCACCAGCCTCGTCGAGGCCGACGGCGTGGCCGAGGTGGCTCCCGACACCGCCTACGTCGCGGAGGGCGAGGCGGTCGCGGTCGAACTGTTCTCGCCCGACGTGCGCCCGCCCTCGGTGCTGGGCGTCGGCGAGGACGACCCCGTGCTGGCGCGCCTGCTCGACGAACTCGACCGGCCGCGCTACCTCGCGGTCGGGTCCCGGCAGGGCCTGCGTCGGCTCCGCGACGGCGTGGCCGACTTCGCGGTGACGACCGCGGACGGCGGAGAGCGACCCGCTCGCGGGTCGCTCTCCGCCGAGGAACTCGGCTCCTACGAGCGCGAGTGGGGGCTGGTCGTCGCGAGCGGGAACCCCGAGGAAGTCGAGGGCCTCGCCGACCTCGTCGACCGCGACCTACGGTTCGTCAACCGCGGGACCGACTCGGGCCTCCGGACGAACCTCGGGAACGCTCTCGCCGACCTCGCCGACGACAGAGGCGTCTCGCGTCGCGACCTCGTCGAGGCCATCGACGGCTTCGAACTCTCGGCGAAGGCCCACGAGAGCCCCGCGCGGAAGGTCGCTGGCGGGCAGGCCGACGCCGGACTCGGCCTGCGCGCGACCGCCGAGAAGCTGGGTCTGGGCTTCGTGCCCGTCGGCGTCGAGACGGTCCGGGTGCTGGCGAACCCCGACCGGACCGACAAGGAGGGCGTGCGAGCGCTCGAATCCGTGCTGTCGGATGTCGGCCGGTTCACGTCCCGTCCCGGATTTTCACCGTAG
- a CDS encoding HAD family hydrolase: MVAREYDYWLLDLDGTLIDVDWSYPRSVFDRVGTRLGREFTDREAEIIWHGLGGGRDAQLREWGIDPGDFWPVFHEIEDPQRRAEETFLYEDAEFVADLDCPVGLVTHCQPFLTNPVLDHLDIRDWFDTIVCCNEDLGWKPDPAPVEHALTDLGAGAIGHEGVFAGDGASDVGAAWNAGLDAVHVERHGHAHRQQCVLGDYRVNSFDELLATPDAD, encoded by the coding sequence ATGGTCGCCCGCGAGTACGATTACTGGTTGCTCGACCTCGACGGCACGCTCATCGACGTGGACTGGTCGTATCCGCGGTCGGTGTTCGACCGGGTCGGCACCCGCCTCGGCCGGGAGTTCACCGACCGCGAGGCAGAGATCATCTGGCACGGTCTCGGCGGGGGGCGCGACGCCCAGTTGCGCGAGTGGGGTATCGACCCCGGGGACTTCTGGCCCGTCTTCCACGAGATAGAGGACCCCCAGCGCCGGGCCGAGGAGACGTTCCTCTACGAGGACGCCGAGTTCGTGGCCGACCTCGACTGCCCGGTCGGTCTCGTGACCCACTGCCAGCCGTTCCTCACGAACCCGGTCCTCGACCACCTCGACATCCGCGACTGGTTCGACACCATCGTGTGTTGCAACGAGGACCTCGGGTGGAAGCCCGACCCCGCGCCGGTCGAGCACGCGCTGACCGACCTCGGAGCGGGCGCAATCGGCCACGAGGGGGTGTTCGCGGGCGACGGCGCGAGCGACGTGGGCGCGGCGTGGAACGCGGGCCTCGACGCGGTCCACGTCGAGCGCCACGGCCACGCCCACCGCCAGCAGTGCGTGCTCGGCGACTACCGGGTGAACAGCTTCGACGAACTGCTGGCGACTCCCGACGCCGACTGA
- the lwrS gene encoding LWR-salt protein — MDARYVFAVRFRLDPDARGVGVEPDEFETRLTREADPPGEEGWLFFRDNLWRGEVNDADHFRRLTEEALGVTVVSVEYRAFETDEAYLEALKDEIRDDLGTFNATSVSEVITKYLGSSVEVGP; from the coding sequence ATGGACGCCCGCTACGTGTTCGCGGTCCGATTCCGGCTCGACCCCGACGCCCGCGGCGTCGGGGTCGAGCCAGACGAGTTCGAGACGCGTCTCACTCGGGAGGCCGACCCGCCGGGCGAGGAGGGGTGGCTGTTCTTCCGGGACAACCTCTGGCGCGGCGAGGTGAACGACGCCGACCACTTCCGGCGGCTCACCGAGGAGGCGCTGGGCGTGACGGTGGTGTCGGTCGAGTACCGCGCGTTCGAGACCGACGAGGCGTATCTGGAGGCGCTGAAAGACGAGATTCGCGACGACCTCGGGACGTTCAACGCGACCAGCGTCTCGGAAGTCATCACCAAGTACCTCGGGAGTTCGGTCGAGGTCGGTCCATAG
- the hemA gene encoding glutamyl-tRNA reductase: MTAGTGVVSGVRVSHDRASLDDVEAACHPDTGAVVERLLAVPGVGEAFALQTCNRFEAYVVTDEPTTGRAVLADFAPDAAGHVTVEMGHEESLRHLMRVAAGLESLVLGEDQIIGQVRDAYETARECGAIGPMLEDAVTKAIHVGKRARTETAINEGAVSVGSAAVELLAQHCDLADATALVVGAGEMGSLAAHALADAEVETLYVANRSPANAAELANEVDHDDARAVSLDGLASALDAADAVVSATGSEDHVLDASRLADRGDTLVVDIAQPRDVSPAADALDGVTVHDMSALESVTGETERRRREAAESVEAMIDREFERLLEGYKRKRADEVIATMYESAERIKAREVSEALTKLDAHGDFTDDQREVVESMADALVSQLLAPPTKSLRDAAAEDDWTTINTALQLFDPEFGDGEGPSEATVRGDEIPDAVLEELSGSAPVAADDDD; encoded by the coding sequence GTGACGGCAGGCACGGGCGTCGTATCGGGAGTCCGGGTCAGCCACGACCGCGCGAGCCTCGACGACGTCGAAGCCGCCTGCCATCCCGACACCGGGGCGGTCGTCGAGCGACTGCTCGCGGTGCCGGGCGTCGGCGAGGCGTTCGCGCTCCAGACCTGCAACCGGTTCGAGGCGTACGTCGTCACCGACGAACCCACGACCGGGCGGGCGGTCCTCGCCGACTTCGCGCCCGACGCGGCGGGCCACGTCACCGTCGAGATGGGCCACGAGGAGAGCCTGCGCCACCTGATGCGGGTCGCGGCTGGCCTCGAATCGCTCGTGCTCGGGGAGGACCAGATCATCGGGCAGGTCCGGGACGCCTACGAGACCGCCCGCGAATGCGGGGCCATCGGCCCGATGCTGGAGGACGCGGTGACCAAGGCCATCCACGTCGGCAAGCGCGCCCGGACCGAGACCGCCATCAACGAGGGCGCTGTGTCGGTCGGGAGCGCCGCGGTCGAACTCCTCGCCCAGCACTGCGATCTGGCCGACGCCACCGCGCTCGTCGTCGGCGCGGGCGAGATGGGGTCGCTGGCGGCACACGCGCTGGCCGACGCCGAGGTCGAGACGCTGTACGTCGCCAACCGCTCGCCCGCGAACGCCGCGGAACTCGCGAACGAGGTCGACCACGACGACGCACGCGCGGTCTCGCTCGACGGACTCGCCTCGGCGCTCGACGCCGCCGACGCCGTCGTGAGCGCGACCGGGAGCGAGGACCACGTACTCGACGCCAGCCGCCTCGCCGACCGCGGCGACACGCTGGTCGTCGACATCGCCCAACCGCGGGACGTCTCGCCCGCCGCCGACGCGCTCGATGGCGTCACGGTCCACGACATGTCGGCGCTCGAATCGGTCACCGGCGAGACCGAGCGTCGCAGGCGCGAGGCCGCCGAGTCGGTCGAGGCGATGATCGACCGCGAGTTCGAGCGCCTGCTGGAGGGCTACAAGCGAAAGCGCGCCGACGAGGTCATCGCCACGATGTACGAGAGCGCCGAACGCATCAAGGCCCGAGAGGTCTCGGAGGCGCTCACAAAGCTCGACGCCCACGGCGACTTCACCGACGACCAGCGCGAGGTCGTCGAGTCGATGGCCGACGCGCTGGTGTCCCAACTGCTCGCGCCGCCGACCAAGAGCCTCCGGGACGCCGCCGCCGAGGACGACTGGACGACCATCAACACCGCGCTCCAGTTGTTCGACCCCGAGTTCGGGGACGGCGAGGGGCCGTCGGAGGCCACCGTCAGGGGTGACGAGATACCCGACGCGGTACTCGAAGAGCTGTCCGGTTCGGCCCCGGTCGCCGCGGACGACGACGACTGA
- the uppS gene encoding polyprenyl diphosphate synthase has protein sequence MSSWVRRRFHAAYERLLRREISGAPTHVAVIQDGNRRYADRQGADAPDGHRAGAQTTERVLDWCKDMGVEELTLYAFSTENFDRPDHEREALFDLLEEKLYEFGDDDRVHDGEVRIRVIGDEGMLPDRVREAVAYAERRTADYEEFTLNVALAYGGRNELLSAARDVARDVESGDLAAEEIDVAEIERRLYDDSLRDVDLIIRTGGDERTSNFLPWHANGNEAAVFFCTPYWPEFSKVDFLRAVRTYESREESWRRTKVERALALVKAVGGVELDEARGVIEKFRDKLPEGTSVEELEAEETAE, from the coding sequence ATGTCATCGTGGGTACGGCGGCGGTTCCACGCCGCCTACGAGCGCCTCCTCCGACGGGAGATATCCGGCGCACCGACGCACGTCGCGGTCATCCAAGACGGCAACCGCCGGTACGCCGACCGGCAGGGAGCCGACGCGCCCGACGGCCACCGCGCGGGCGCGCAGACGACCGAGCGCGTGCTCGACTGGTGCAAGGACATGGGCGTCGAGGAGCTGACGCTGTACGCGTTCTCGACCGAGAACTTCGACCGTCCGGACCACGAGCGCGAGGCGCTGTTCGACCTGCTGGAGGAGAAGCTCTACGAGTTCGGCGACGACGACCGGGTCCACGACGGGGAGGTCCGCATCCGGGTCATCGGCGACGAAGGGATGCTACCCGACCGGGTCCGGGAGGCGGTCGCCTACGCCGAGCGCCGGACTGCCGACTACGAGGAGTTCACGCTGAACGTCGCGCTCGCCTACGGCGGGCGCAACGAACTCCTGAGCGCGGCCCGCGACGTTGCCCGCGACGTCGAATCGGGCGACCTCGCCGCCGAAGAGATCGACGTGGCCGAAATCGAGCGGCGGCTCTACGACGACTCCCTGCGCGACGTCGACCTCATCATCCGGACCGGCGGCGACGAGCGGACCTCGAACTTCCTGCCGTGGCACGCCAACGGCAACGAGGCCGCGGTGTTCTTCTGTACCCCCTACTGGCCGGAGTTCTCGAAGGTCGACTTCCTGCGGGCGGTTCGGACCTACGAGTCCCGCGAGGAGTCGTGGCGGCGCACCAAGGTCGAGCGCGCGCTGGCGCTGGTGAAGGCGGTCGGCGGCGTCGAACTCGACGA
- a CDS encoding cold-shock protein has protein sequence MAKGTVDFFNDTGGYGFIDTEDADEDVFFHMEDVGGPDLEEGQEVEFDIEQADKGPRAKNLTRL, from the coding sequence ATGGCGAAAGGTACGGTTGATTTCTTCAACGACACTGGCGGTTACGGTTTCATCGACACCGAGGACGCGGACGAGGACGTTTTCTTCCACATGGAAGACGTCGGCGGCCCCGACCTCGAAGAGGGGCAGGAAGTCGAGTTCGACATCGAGCAGGCCGACAAGGGCCCGCGCGCGAAGAACCTGACGCGCCTCTGA